GTGTCTTGCGTGTCTCGTTCAATCTTGGTGATCATGCCGCCAAGCTCTTCAACCACATCATAAGCATTACCGCTTAGGTCTGTATAAGTTGAACGAACCGAAACCGAAGTACGAGAGCCCGGGATTAAACCGAACAATGGTAATAAGGTGGCATCAAAACCAAACATGGTAAATGACGACTCGAGTGCAGCCATTCCGTCATCCACTGGAATTGACATATCCATATCACCAGCTTGAAAGTCAAACGTATTCTGTTCAAGAACTGGCGGCGTGTACTCTTTGGCGTTACCGGCTTTACCCACACCATCGACCCAAATCGCCCAGTTTTTAAGTAAGTTATCACCAGCCATTAGCTAAACACCTCTTCCAAGTAATCGTTGTTAATACGAGAGCGGAAGATAATGTGTTCCGCTGGATATGGTGGGCAGAAGTCAAAATCAAAATACACAATACCTTGCTGAATATTGGTAGGTGTATTCAATTCAGGATCACTCCAACATTCACCATTAATAATGGCACCCTGCGCTTTCAAATCACGTAGATAAGCATTCACACCGGAAATCACGTCATCGGTATAGGTTTTGGTGATATTACGGTCCACTGCCCACATGTGAGAACGCTGCACGCTGTCATTGATCATGTCAGCAGTGCGTCGGGTTTGTTCGAAAGTCCACTTAGGATCGGTTGAACAAGTACGGTTACCCCAATGCAAAAAACCTCCTTCACGAATGATGGTGCTGACTTTGTTTTCATTGAGCATATTTGCGGTGGTATTAGGATCTCCCAATGACCAATCAACCGCCTGACTAGTACCTACAATGCCGTAAACCTGTTGGTTTGATTTAGACCACCAAAAGCCTTTTTCCGCATCGATACGAGCACGAAGCCCAGCTGCTCGTGCTGAATAAGGGCGATCGATATCAATTGCTTGGTCAGTATCAAACACTCGAACCCATGGCCAAGTTACTTCTACACGTTCACCAAACTGACGAGCACGTTTCATTGCGTCTGTATAAGTGGCAGTAAGAACACAATCAAGATAAGCAATTGCACGTAAACGAGCCGCTTTCGCTTCAAGCTCTGCTGCAACGCCATCAAACTGACTGAATTCCGGTGCTACCAAAATACGAGGCGTGTAACCGGTTTCAGTTTGGCTATCTAACCAACCTTGCATACCAGTAATAACATTGGCTTGAGTAGCTTCATCATCAAGACCTTCAGCAACTCGAACTACGATAACTAAAGCACCTGTTTGGTCAAAAATGTCATCAATTGCCGCTGGCAGTGTTCCGCCAGTTCCTAATGCTTCGGCACTTTTAGGGCTACCCGCTACAGCAACAGGCACGCCAATCGGGAATGCTTCATCTGCACCACCAGCTAAATATTGGCGAGTATGAGCACCAACTGGATCTAAGCCTGTACCTAACTTAGTTGCTGTAACTAATGCCTTTGCATCTTCATCGGCATCTATTGCTGCAATGATTTCAGTCGCCGTTGAGGTTATGGCCTTTTGTGCGTCGGTTGCTAGGTTGATGGTGATTTTCTTACCGTTCACCACCACTGCTAAATCAGCAGATACTGCGGCAGGGTTAATTAATTCAATACTAATCGCATTGCCTTCTTTACCGGATTTCGCAGCAGTAAATGTTAAACCATCATTTAACACTGCACTTCCCACAGTAAGGGTTGCGGCTATTGCCGCTGCAGAGTTTGGTGCGGTACCCACCAGCCCAATGACAGCTGATTTTACCGTTGTGATCGGGCGTGAGCCGTCATCAATTTCAATGACTTCCACGCCGTGGAGAAATTGTGTCATAGCACTTTCCTATTATTTAGGCACAAAAAAACCAGCAAATGCTGGCGGGTTTGGTTGGTTTATTCAGTAATTCGTTATGTTGGAGAAACGGGCCACGGATTTTCATCACGAATCTTTAAGTACAGCGCAATAGCTTGTTGTTCGTAATCTGCTGCTTTCGCTTCATCTTTCTCGACAGTTCGAATCATTGAAGCTTCATTACGCAATGCATCAACGTTTGTATAAAGCGCACGGCGAGTTGATTCAACTTGCAGTAGTTCCGCTTCATACTGCTGTTGTTTGTTAGTCACCCATGCGCTATCAATCCATTCATCGAATTGAGTTGTGGGCTTTTCTAATGTGTAGTCATCAGTGACTAGCGTTTTGTC
This portion of the Vibrio algicola genome encodes:
- a CDS encoding phage tail sheath C-terminal domain-containing protein, whose product is MTQFLHGVEVIEIDDGSRPITTVKSAVIGLVGTAPNSAAAIAATLTVGSAVLNDGLTFTAAKSGKEGNAISIELINPAAVSADLAVVVNGKKITINLATDAQKAITSTATEIIAAIDADEDAKALVTATKLGTGLDPVGAHTRQYLAGGADEAFPIGVPVAVAGSPKSAEALGTGGTLPAAIDDIFDQTGALVIVVRVAEGLDDEATQANVITGMQGWLDSQTETGYTPRILVAPEFSQFDGVAAELEAKAARLRAIAYLDCVLTATYTDAMKRARQFGERVEVTWPWVRVFDTDQAIDIDRPYSARAAGLRARIDAEKGFWWSKSNQQVYGIVGTSQAVDWSLGDPNTTANMLNENKVSTIIREGGFLHWGNRTCSTDPKWTFEQTRRTADMINDSVQRSHMWAVDRNITKTYTDDVISGVNAYLRDLKAQGAIINGECWSDPELNTPTNIQQGIVYFDFDFCPPYPAEHIIFRSRINNDYLEEVFS
- a CDS encoding phage major tail tube protein, with product MAGDNLLKNWAIWVDGVGKAGNAKEYTPPVLEQNTFDFQAGDMDMSIPVDDGMAALESSFTMFGFDATLLPLFGLIPGSRTSVSVRSTYTDLSGNAYDVVEELGGMITKIERDTQDTGSQRDKGMKVTMKLDYYKVVRAGVVLVEIDPINHVRKLGGVDVLEGIRAAMQLF